One genomic region from Salvelinus fontinalis isolate EN_2023a chromosome 18, ASM2944872v1, whole genome shotgun sequence encodes:
- the eif4enif1 gene encoding eukaryotic translation initiation factor 4E transporter has product MERGACVEVQENGDTEVVKESTGPSPYRYTKKELLEIKYLPISNERPDCLLEKFDSDGVWDPEKWHASLYPTSECSSPVDGYKDFVDDRIPLKRRIADPRERLKEDDLDVVLSPQRRSFGGGCVGNALPAPTRRPVSPLENKENDSLRLGVARRIGSGRIMAARGFEREREPRVEKERDFKDKRFRRDFGDKRVFSERRRNDLEEEPEWFSGGPTSQSETIELIGFDDKILEEDKRRPKRSRKRTDAVREVECNGGLAEEQVVRDSHSTADQEVPRPEVLPEQTSGDFDFNEFFNLEKTMPGLASMIEDVLGEGPVSASRFSRWFSSNLSPSGSRSSSLRSTPHEELERLAGLDPRCTSPSQGGPVPYFTPIQSVERRDKVDILELLHKAKIDLKPLLSSLNVNKQRLQQSTHSGVVLSLEEVEGGLKGLKVGSELHHQMPRKAHQQQGCSTSSGTPFMAEHLEQALTGGVGPSAGPPCSRARDPDMAAFNKLVSSMKASGTLPSHPKENQVNSNLNQPSNSAVVPPPEAKVPAQQHKNIFQELLGAQGPPCRGSPSLLHSLLGSPNAPPHPGPQHSLLQHRGPSPPLYPQRAPSPDYFHGRMHPPTGYPVGPQPMMGEQFPEIHRSFSPGPGHGPTLQQQQQMRALSMAVDQADRQALIIQQDLALHAHHAFQTGYNKPPPSKAYQHNRQTRMNRSPGPGPHPAGRNSPGNIVTSMLSPSFVPTSVIRKMYETKEKSRDEPGSRPDSKEGHSQEDSTSPSSFLDGMDGSGSQSGGVKACSTPLSSHSQARQYAKDHQERPRPGSAGHHTPTLVSPRSVSPFPHPIYPVPLLSHGHVPMVRPALPQLHPSVLQRMLAQGIQPQQLGPALMQAGIFPQHVDLSQLQGLPSTLLGQPLYPLGATGHPLLLPRASNSMQLALMQQQQPRPMHPTVPGHQLQNHGPHRTNHSQQRVGSPPGVGGAGLAKWFGSDVLQQPLPSMPSKVITVDELEFGPSGVSYNQNSG; this is encoded by the exons ATGGAAAGGGGTGCTTGTGTAGAGGTGCAGGAGAACGGTGACACCGAGGTGGTCAAGGAATCAACTGGCCCATCCCCTTACAGATATACCAAG AAGGAGCTTTTGGAGATCAAATATTTACCAATCTCTAATGAAAGGCCAGACTGTCTTTTGGAAAAATTTGACAG TGATGGTGTGTGGGACCCTGAGAAGTGGCATGCTTCGCTGTACCCCACCTCGGAGTGCAGCTCTCCTGTGGATGGATATAAGGACTTTGTGGATGATAGGATCCCTCTGAAACGTAGAATTGCAG atccCCGTGAGCGACTAAAGGAGGATGACCTGGATGTGGTGCTCAGCCCACAGCGTCGTAGCTTCGGAGGGGGGTGCGTTGGCAACGCTTTGCCTGCACCCACCCGCCGCCCTGTCAGCCCCCTGGAGAATAAGGAGAATGATAGTCTCCGGCTGGGTGTGGCGCGGCGCATCGGCAGTGGGCGCATCATGGCGGCCCGAGGGTTCGAAAGGGAGAGGGAACCCCGCGTGGAGAAGGAGCGAGACTTCAAGGATAAGAGGTTCAGG CGTGACTTTGGGGACAAGCGTGTGTTCAGTGAGAGGAGAAGGAATGACCTGGAGGAGGAGCCGGAGTGGTTCTCAGGGGGCCCGACCAGCCAATCAGAGACCATTGAGCTCATTGGCTTTGATGACAAGATCCTGGAGGAGGACAAGCGCAGACCCAAACGCTCCAGGAAGAGGACAGACGCCGTGAGAGAAG TGGAATGTAACGGTGGGCTAGCAGAGGAGCAAGTCGTGAGAGATTCTCACTCTACAGCAGACCAGGAGGTCCCTCGCCCAGAGGTCCTACCAGAGCAGACATCAGGAGACTTTGACTTCAATGAGTTCTTCAACCTGGAGAAGACCATGCCAGGACTGGCCTCT ATGATAGAGGATGTTCTGGGTGAGGGCCCTGTGTCGGCCAGCCGTTTCAGCCGGTGGTTCTCCAGTAACCTGAGTCCTTCAGGCAGCCGCTCCTCCAGCCTGCGCTCCACCCCCCACGAGGAGCTGGAGAGACTGGCCG GGCTGGATCCCCGCTGTACGTCCCCTAGCCAGGGGGGCCCTGTCCCCTACTTCACCCCCATCCAGTCAGTGGAGCGTAGGGACAAGGTGGACATCCTGGAGCTGTTACACAAGGCCAAGATAGACTTGaaacccctcctctccagcctcAATGTTAACAAGCAACGGCTACAGCAGAGCA CTCACTCGGGCGTAGTTCTCTCTttggaggaggtagaggggggccTGAAGGGGCTGAAAGTGGGCTCTGAGCTGCACCACCAGATGCCTCGAAAGGCCCACCAGCAACAGGGATGCAGCACCAGCAGTGGCACACCCTTCATGGCTGAGCACCTGGAGCAGGCTCTAACAGGCGGTGTAGGCCCCAGTGCAGGGCCCCCGTGTTCACGGGCCAGAGACCCTGACATGGCCGCCTTCAACAAGTTGGTCAGCAGCATGAAGGCAAGTGGAACACTGCCCAGCCACCCCAAAGAAAACCAGGTGAACAGCAAC CTCAATCAGCCCTCAAACTCTGCTGTAGTGCCCCCGCCTGAAGCCAAAGTGCCAGCCCAACAGCACAAGAACATATTCCAG GAGCTTCTGGGTGCACAGGGACCTCCCTGTAGAggctccccttccctcctccacaGCCTGCTGGGCAGCCCAAATGCCCCTCCACACCCTGGTCCTCAACACAGCCTGCTACAGCACAGGGGTCCCTCGCCTCCACTCTACCCACAGAGGGCTCCCTCTCCTGACTACTTCCATGGACGCATGCATCCTCCCACCG GTTACCCTGTTGGTCCACAGCCCATGATGGGGGAGCAGTTCCCAGAGATCCATAGATCCTTCAGCCCTGGTCCTGGACATGGACCCACCCTACAACAGCAGCAACAG ATGAGGGCGCTGTCCATGGCTGTTGACCAGGCTGACCGGCAGGCTCTGATCATCCAGCAAGACCTGGCTCTCCATGCCCACCACGCCTTCCAGACAGGTTACAACAAACCGCCTCCGAGCAAGGCCTACCAACACAACCG ACAAACCAGGATGAACCGATCCCCTGGTCCAGGACCTCATCCTGCAGGCAGAAACTCTCCTGGCAACATTGTCACCAGCATG CTGTCGCCATCTTTCGTGCCCACGTCTGTGATCCGTAAGATGTACGAGACGAAAGAGAAGAGTCGAGATGAGCCAGGTAGTCGTCCAGACAGCAAGGAAGGCCACTCTCAAGAGG ACAGTACCTCTCCCAGCTCCTTCCTGGATGGGATGGATGGTAGTGGTTCTCAGTCTGGAGGGGTAAAGGCCTGCTCCACCCCCCTGTCCTCCCACTCCCAGGCTCGCCAGTACGCCAAGGACCACCAGGAGCGTCCTAGGCCAGGCTCCGCTGGGCACCACACCCCCACCCTGGTGtcccccaggtctgtctctcccttcccccATCCAATCTACCCAGTACCGCTGCTATCCCATGGACATGTGCCCATGGTGCGCCCTGCTCTGCCCCAGCTCCACCCCAGCGTGCTGCAGAGGATGCTGGCCCAGGGCATCCAGCCACAGCAGCTTGGCCCGGCTCTGATGCAGGCAG GCATATTTCCACAACATGTTGACCTCTCGCAGCTTCAGGGGTTGCCCTCTACCCTACTCGGACAACCCCTCTACCCCCTAGGAGCAACGGGACATCCTCTCTTACTTCCCAGAGCCAGCAATTCCATGCAACTAGCGCTCATGCAGCAGCAACAACCGAGACCAA TGCATCCAACAGTCCCAGGCCACCAGTTACAGAACCACGGCCCTCATCGGACAAACCACTCCCAGCAACGTGTGGGTAGCCCTCCTGGCGTGGGGGGAGCTGGCCTGGCCAAGTGGTTTGGCTCAGACGTGCTGCAACAGCCCCTTCCTTCCATGCCTTCTAAAGTCATAACTGTAGACGAACTCGAGTTTGGGCCCTCAGGAGTTTCATACAACCAGAATTCTGGATAA